In Bythopirellula goksoeyrii, a single window of DNA contains:
- a CDS encoding adenylate kinase, translated as MRIVFIGPPGAGKGTQSVRLAKHLNVPPLSTGAMLRDATAKGTELGIESAKFMKQGKLVPDKLVEQILFQRLDDPDCAEGCIIDGFPRTVPQAEALDQWLAERRSPLEIVLELYVPFEELQRRLAGRGRADDSQEVVKKRLRAYDDLTRPLLDYYQGRSKLHRIDGLGSPDEVFGRMLAAIKSVEPIQG; from the coding sequence ATGCGGATTGTTTTTATTGGGCCGCCGGGTGCTGGCAAAGGGACTCAGTCCGTGCGGCTAGCAAAGCATTTGAATGTGCCCCCTCTCTCGACTGGTGCCATGCTTCGAGATGCCACCGCCAAAGGTACAGAACTTGGCATCGAGTCGGCCAAGTTCATGAAGCAAGGAAAGCTTGTTCCTGACAAGCTGGTGGAACAGATTCTTTTTCAACGGTTGGACGACCCCGATTGCGCCGAAGGTTGCATTATCGATGGTTTTCCTCGAACCGTGCCGCAAGCTGAAGCACTGGATCAGTGGCTTGCTGAGCGGCGGAGTCCCCTGGAGATTGTTCTGGAACTTTATGTTCCGTTCGAAGAATTGCAACGCAGACTAGCAGGGCGAGGCCGTGCGGACGACTCTCAAGAGGTCGTTAAGAAGCGATTGAGGGCTTACGATGACCTTACCCGCCCGTTATTGGATTACTACCAAGGTCGCAGCAAGCTGCATAGAATTGATGGTTTGGGTAGTCCTGATGAAGTCTTTGGACGCATGCTTGCCGCAATCAAAAGCGTAGAGCCCATTCAGGGATAA
- the secY gene encoding preprotein translocase subunit SecY, translating into MWEKFRVIWQIPELRRKILLTLGLLAIYRLGFQIPLPIVDPVKVQASATSGQSGGMTDVLQQVAVFSASQLTQVTIFGLGIMPYISASIIFQLLGSVYPPLEALQKEGEAGRKKINEYTRYATVLICVIQSWVYVNAYIVPMQLVDAAYLNPDTGSLMFSWKVVAVLTMTAGTVFLMWIGEQIDEFGIGNGISLLIMAGILAAMPGAGYELIKQASLELGGGAGGKLGIEQLLMLAVMFVAVVAGVVYITLGQRRIPMQSAKHVRGRKVYGGTRQYLPLKVNQSGVMPIIFASSLLMLPALIFTQLNNIPWKADGLWDNFFSWASDAFSRDSLTYVLFYVALIYFFCYFWTAITFNPKDVADNLKNYGSFIPGYRPGKRTSDYLEKVMFRITYVGAGFLALVAIIPTVISTSMGVPYRLASFYGGTGLLIAVSVAFDLVQKIDSHLVMRNYSGLLEKS; encoded by the coding sequence ATGTGGGAAAAATTTCGCGTCATTTGGCAGATTCCGGAGTTGCGCCGGAAGATTTTGCTCACACTGGGCCTGTTAGCCATCTATCGACTTGGTTTTCAGATTCCGCTTCCAATTGTTGACCCTGTCAAAGTGCAGGCTTCGGCCACGAGTGGTCAATCCGGTGGCATGACCGATGTGCTGCAGCAAGTAGCCGTCTTTAGTGCTAGCCAACTTACCCAAGTAACAATCTTTGGCTTGGGGATTATGCCGTACATTTCTGCCTCGATTATCTTTCAGCTTTTGGGGAGCGTTTATCCGCCGTTGGAAGCTTTGCAAAAAGAAGGGGAGGCCGGCAGGAAGAAAATTAACGAATACACGCGCTACGCGACCGTCTTGATCTGTGTTATTCAAAGCTGGGTCTACGTGAATGCGTACATTGTCCCTATGCAACTGGTAGATGCTGCGTATCTCAATCCCGATACCGGCTCGCTTATGTTTAGCTGGAAAGTGGTGGCCGTACTTACCATGACGGCGGGCACCGTGTTCTTGATGTGGATCGGCGAACAGATCGATGAATTTGGCATCGGCAACGGTATCAGCCTCTTGATCATGGCAGGTATTTTGGCTGCCATGCCTGGTGCTGGATATGAACTGATCAAGCAAGCCTCGCTGGAGTTGGGTGGTGGTGCAGGTGGAAAGCTGGGCATTGAACAGTTGCTCATGTTGGCGGTCATGTTTGTCGCTGTCGTGGCGGGAGTGGTCTATATCACTCTCGGACAGCGGCGGATCCCCATGCAGAGTGCCAAGCATGTGCGAGGTCGCAAAGTTTATGGCGGTACGCGGCAGTATCTCCCTCTCAAAGTGAATCAGTCCGGCGTTATGCCGATTATCTTTGCCAGTAGCTTATTGATGTTGCCGGCCCTGATATTCACTCAGTTGAACAATATTCCTTGGAAAGCAGATGGCTTGTGGGATAACTTCTTCAGCTGGGCTAGCGATGCCTTCTCCCGAGATTCGTTGACCTATGTGCTGTTTTATGTCGCACTGATCTACTTTTTCTGCTATTTCTGGACCGCGATTACTTTCAATCCAAAAGACGTAGCAGACAATCTCAAGAACTACGGTTCTTTTATTCCCGGCTATAGACCAGGAAAGCGAACCAGTGATTATTTGGAAAAGGTGATGTTCCGCATCACCTATGTTGGTGCGGGATTCTTGGCCCTGGTGGCTATTATTCCGACAGTAATTTCGACTTCAATGGGAGTCCCCTATCGCTTGGCGAGCTTCTATGGTGGAACGGGACTTCTGATTGCCGTGAGTGTAGCTTTCGATTTAGTGCAAAAAATCGACAGTCACTTGGTTATGCGTAACTACTCGGGACTGCTAGAAAAATCTTAG
- the rplO gene encoding 50S ribosomal protein L15 yields the protein MILNDVHRGIQKNKKRKRLGRGPGSGHGKTAGRGHKGQGSRSGVSSLSIWVGGMTPLVRRVPKRGFHNQFGLEVAVVNVGQLDKAFAAGEEVTLEALEAKNLAKGRFDLLKVLGDGELTKKLKIHAHQFSKSAIEKIEKAGCEKVVLPGKTPVAVKQRAKRQAKKS from the coding sequence ATGATTCTCAACGATGTCCATCGCGGCATTCAAAAAAACAAGAAACGCAAACGTTTGGGTCGTGGCCCAGGCAGCGGACACGGCAAGACCGCAGGTCGTGGCCACAAAGGCCAGGGCTCTCGTTCGGGAGTGTCAAGTCTCTCCATTTGGGTGGGTGGCATGACTCCGCTGGTGCGCCGTGTTCCCAAGCGAGGTTTTCATAACCAATTCGGCCTAGAAGTAGCCGTCGTCAATGTTGGACAGCTAGATAAAGCTTTTGCTGCTGGTGAGGAAGTCACCCTTGAAGCACTGGAAGCCAAGAACCTGGCCAAGGGACGGTTCGATCTGTTGAAGGTGCTGGGCGATGGTGAATTGACGAAGAAGTTAAAAATCCATGCTCATCAGTTCAGCAAGTCTGCGATCGAAAAAATCGAGAAAGCTGGGTGTGAGAAGGTTGTGCTTCCGGGGAAGACACCAGTCGCTGTAAAACAACGGGCAAAAAGGCAAGCGAAAAAGTCCTGA
- the rpsE gene encoding 30S ribosomal protein S5 has protein sequence MEKVVKIKRCSAVVKGGRRFSFAAMVVVGDGNGKVGWGYGKANEVPPSVEKAVKEGMRSMVTVARQDSTIPHVVKGHYGAARVILVPASAGTGVIAGSAVRAVCEAAGIHDILTKSFGSTNPVTLVKATLGALEQLRPQVDVERLRGVTLS, from the coding sequence ATGGAAAAGGTCGTCAAGATCAAGCGCTGCTCCGCTGTGGTCAAGGGCGGTCGCCGTTTTAGCTTTGCAGCGATGGTGGTTGTCGGCGATGGCAACGGCAAGGTCGGCTGGGGCTATGGCAAGGCCAACGAAGTCCCTCCCAGTGTTGAAAAGGCTGTGAAGGAAGGTATGCGAAGCATGGTAACCGTGGCCCGGCAGGATTCCACGATTCCCCATGTTGTCAAAGGGCATTACGGTGCCGCACGAGTGATTCTGGTTCCTGCCTCTGCTGGTACAGGTGTGATCGCAGGCTCGGCAGTGCGTGCCGTCTGCGAAGCTGCCGGCATCCATGATATTCTCACCAAGAGCTTTGGGTCGACGAATCCTGTCACTTTAGTGAAGGCGACCTTGGGTGCTTTGGAACAATTGCGTCCCCAGGTAGATGTAGAACGCTTACGCGGAGTGACACTGTCATGA
- the rplR gene encoding 50S ribosomal protein L18 produces the protein MDHNKALGKQRLRRTYRVRKRVRGTEDRPRLCVNRTLRHITVQVVDDVAGVTLASASTNDKSLAKSLKYGGNCAAAEAIGKLIAERATAKGVKEVSFDRGSCKYHGRVAALANAAREAGLQF, from the coding sequence ATGGACCATAACAAAGCACTCGGCAAGCAACGTCTGCGTCGGACCTATCGTGTTCGTAAGCGCGTTCGTGGTACCGAAGACAGGCCCCGCCTGTGCGTCAATCGTACCTTACGTCACATTACGGTGCAGGTGGTTGACGATGTTGCTGGAGTTACCCTGGCAAGCGCTTCGACAAACGACAAGTCGCTGGCAAAGAGCCTGAAGTATGGTGGCAACTGTGCTGCCGCCGAAGCGATTGGAAAGCTGATCGCCGAGCGGGCAACAGCTAAGGGCGTGAAGGAAGTCAGTTTTGATCGTGGTTCGTGCAAGTACCATGGTCGTGTAGCAGCTTTAGCCAACGCAGCACGTGAAGCCGGATTACAGTTTTAA
- the rplF gene encoding 50S ribosomal protein L6, with protein sequence MSRIGKKPIAVPSGVKVGVSQREITVEGKLGKLVWSHRPEVAVEVAEDGKEVNVTRKEENREGRALHGLTRALIQNMVVGVSEGYEKKLEIHGVGYLGAIQNNVLQLRVGFANEIQKPIPAGVEVTCPDQTHVVVRGIDKQKVGQFAAEVRAVRKPEPYKGKGIRYEGEQVRRKAGKTAK encoded by the coding sequence ATGTCCCGAATCGGAAAAAAACCAATTGCTGTTCCTTCCGGAGTCAAGGTAGGCGTTTCGCAGCGCGAGATTACTGTCGAGGGAAAACTTGGCAAGCTCGTGTGGTCGCACCGCCCCGAAGTGGCCGTAGAAGTGGCGGAAGATGGCAAAGAAGTAAACGTTACTCGCAAAGAAGAGAATCGTGAAGGTCGAGCCTTGCATGGTCTGACTCGCGCCCTCATTCAGAACATGGTGGTGGGTGTCTCCGAAGGCTACGAGAAGAAACTCGAGATTCACGGAGTCGGCTACCTGGGTGCCATTCAGAACAACGTATTGCAGTTGCGAGTTGGCTTCGCCAACGAGATCCAGAAGCCAATTCCTGCAGGCGTGGAAGTTACTTGCCCGGATCAAACGCACGTGGTGGTTCGAGGCATAGATAAGCAAAAAGTCGGGCAATTTGCAGCCGAAGTTCGAGCTGTACGGAAACCGGAGCCTTACAAGGGCAAGGGGATTCGCTACGAAGGTGAGCAAGTGCGGCGCAAGGCAGGTAAGACGGCGAAATAA
- the rpsH gene encoding 30S ribosomal protein S8 — MMTDPIADMLTRIRNAVCIERPVVEMPHSKVKRGVAEVLKREGYIWDWREEDASNTPGSQLCIDLKYGPNGERVIRHIKRVSKPGRRVYSRATELRPILNGLGISIISTSRGVISDREARQKNLGGEVLCELW, encoded by the coding sequence ATGATGACCGATCCAATTGCCGACATGCTCACACGCATTCGCAATGCAGTTTGCATTGAGCGGCCTGTCGTCGAAATGCCTCATTCCAAGGTAAAACGCGGCGTTGCCGAAGTGCTCAAGCGTGAAGGTTACATCTGGGATTGGCGCGAGGAAGATGCCTCCAATACCCCGGGATCTCAGCTGTGTATCGACTTGAAGTATGGTCCGAACGGCGAACGTGTCATCCGCCATATCAAGCGGGTGAGTAAGCCTGGTCGACGTGTTTATAGTCGCGCCACGGAGTTGCGTCCTATCCTCAACGGTTTAGGGATTTCGATCATCAGCACCAGTCGTGGGGTGATCAGTGATCGTGAAGCACGCCAAAAGAATCTGGGCGGCGAAGTATTGTGTGAACTATGGTAA
- a CDS encoding type Z 30S ribosomal protein S14, translating to MASKSKIAKAERKPKFSSRIESRCKLCGRPRAVYRKFGICRICFRKLADRGLIPGVKKASW from the coding sequence GTGGCAAGTAAATCGAAAATCGCAAAGGCCGAACGAAAGCCAAAGTTTTCATCGCGGATCGAATCGCGTTGCAAGCTATGTGGCAGGCCGCGCGCCGTTTATCGTAAATTTGGCATCTGTCGTATTTGCTTCCGGAAGTTGGCGGATCGAGGACTAATTCCCGGCGTCAAAAAGGCCAGTTGGTAA
- the rplE gene encoding 50S ribosomal protein L5, with protein MSARLQEQYQKEILPGLAEKLGRKNPHSLPKLQKIVVSMGVGSAISDKKHMEDALSALTEITGQKPMVCRARKSVAAFKLREGSPIGCKVTLRGQRMYEFLDRLISIVLPRVRDFRGLNPKAFDRQGNYSLGLNEQLVFPELNPDKYTRPQGMNIALCCSTSSDDESREMLSSFGMPFRTEEEKQN; from the coding sequence ATGTCAGCTCGCTTACAAGAACAGTATCAGAAAGAGATCCTTCCCGGCCTGGCTGAAAAGCTTGGACGGAAGAATCCTCATTCCCTGCCTAAGTTGCAGAAAATAGTTGTCAGTATGGGTGTAGGAAGCGCCATTTCTGACAAGAAGCACATGGAAGACGCTCTTTCTGCACTAACTGAAATTACTGGCCAAAAGCCAATGGTATGTCGGGCACGAAAATCGGTGGCGGCGTTTAAACTCCGCGAGGGATCGCCTATCGGTTGCAAAGTGACCTTGCGAGGTCAGCGAATGTACGAGTTTCTGGATCGCTTGATCTCGATCGTTCTTCCTCGTGTGAGGGACTTTCGCGGGCTCAATCCCAAAGCATTTGACAGACAGGGCAATTACAGCCTAGGGCTCAATGAACAGTTGGTATTTCCAGAGCTCAATCCAGATAAGTATACCCGGCCGCAAGGGATGAATATTGCCTTGTGTTGCTCTACTTCGTCAGACGATGAATCGCGCGAGATGCTGAGTAGTTTTGGTATGCCGTTTCGAACCGAAGAAGAAAAGCAAAACTAG
- the rplX gene encoding 50S ribosomal protein L24, with translation MLIRTGDNVEVIAGADRGTKSRVIQVNRETGKALVENVNRVYKHVRRSQKHPQGGRLSKEMPVQLSNLLYVCESCGSRTRLGARFSDAGAKERFCKKCNASAGEISPAHKGHAKK, from the coding sequence ATGTTGATTCGTACCGGAGACAACGTTGAAGTCATTGCTGGCGCCGATCGCGGCACCAAGAGCCGTGTGATTCAAGTCAACCGTGAAACGGGTAAGGCTTTGGTTGAGAACGTCAACCGTGTTTATAAGCACGTGCGTCGTAGCCAGAAGCATCCCCAGGGTGGTCGGCTGAGCAAGGAAATGCCCGTACAATTGTCCAATTTGTTGTACGTCTGTGAGTCCTGTGGCTCACGAACTCGCTTGGGAGCCCGGTTCAGCGATGCGGGGGCCAAGGAACGCTTTTGCAAGAAGTGCAATGCAAGTGCAGGTGAAATTTCGCCCGCTCACAAAGGTCACGCCAAGAAGTAA
- the rplN gene encoding 50S ribosomal protein L14: MIQMQSRLAVADNTGAKEVMCVKVLGGSRRRFAHLGDVIVCSVKSVIPGSDVKKKTVVRGVIVRAKYPTRRSDGSYVRFDSNAVVLIDKDNNPRGTRIFGAVARELRERKFMKIVSLANEVI, from the coding sequence ATGATCCAGATGCAAAGTCGCCTTGCCGTGGCCGACAATACCGGCGCCAAGGAAGTGATGTGTGTCAAAGTATTGGGAGGAAGCCGCCGGCGCTTTGCCCATCTGGGTGACGTGATCGTTTGCAGCGTGAAAAGCGTTATCCCAGGGAGTGACGTTAAGAAAAAAACCGTGGTTCGAGGAGTCATCGTCCGGGCAAAATACCCAACGCGACGCTCCGACGGCAGCTATGTGCGATTCGATTCGAACGCCGTCGTGTTGATCGACAAAGACAACAATCCACGCGGCACGCGAATTTTCGGTGCGGTAGCTCGGGAACTACGCGAGCGGAAGTTCATGAAAATCGTCAGCCTTGCCAACGAGGTCATATAG
- the rpsQ gene encoding 30S ribosomal protein S17 codes for MPKKQLIGVVTSDKMNKSRRVEIGRLVKHPKFGKYIHRRTVCHVHDENNESNLGDTVEIIECPPKSKLKRWDLVRVVAENQQVDIVAMRAAAKLEQAAAEDGQN; via the coding sequence ATGCCAAAGAAACAACTAATTGGTGTCGTAACCAGTGACAAGATGAATAAGAGTCGACGCGTGGAAATTGGCCGTCTGGTCAAGCACCCCAAGTTCGGCAAGTACATTCATCGTCGCACGGTTTGTCATGTCCATGATGAGAACAACGAATCGAACTTGGGAGACACGGTCGAGATCATCGAGTGCCCCCCCAAGTCCAAGCTCAAGCGCTGGGATTTAGTGCGAGTTGTGGCTGAGAACCAGCAGGTGGATATTGTCGCAATGCGTGCTGCCGCCAAGCTGGAACAAGCAGCTGCCGAGGATGGTCAGAATTAG
- the rpmC gene encoding 50S ribosomal protein L29 has product MTKAKELRDMSDEQLELTLNEAVENLFRFRVQAQTDRLDAPSELRKQRRLIARIRTIQTERASSAVAETAS; this is encoded by the coding sequence ATGACTAAAGCCAAAGAATTACGCGACATGAGCGATGAGCAGCTAGAGCTGACGCTCAATGAAGCCGTAGAAAACCTATTCCGTTTTCGTGTGCAGGCCCAGACAGATCGTCTGGATGCCCCCAGCGAATTGCGGAAGCAGCGCCGATTGATTGCTCGAATTAGGACCATTCAAACCGAAAGAGCGAGCTCGGCCGTTGCGGAAACCGCATCATAA
- the rplP gene encoding 50S ribosomal protein L16 produces the protein MALMPKRVKHRKSQRGRIRGNATRGNRVVFGEFGLQAMEGGWISAQTIEAGRIAAQQYVRGEGKLYIRIFPHKSITSIPLETRMGKGKGEPDFWAAVVRPGTVLYEVSGVTEQAARICLARLAHKMPIRVRMVKRT, from the coding sequence ATGGCGCTGATGCCCAAGAGGGTCAAGCACAGAAAAAGCCAAAGAGGTCGTATAAGAGGTAACGCCACCCGTGGAAACCGTGTCGTCTTCGGCGAATTCGGTTTGCAAGCTATGGAGGGGGGGTGGATTAGTGCCCAGACGATCGAGGCAGGACGTATCGCCGCACAGCAGTATGTGCGTGGTGAAGGAAAGCTGTATATACGCATCTTCCCTCATAAGTCGATTACATCCATTCCTTTGGAAACGAGAATGGGAAAAGGCAAAGGAGAACCCGATTTCTGGGCGGCTGTAGTCCGACCGGGAACTGTCCTCTACGAGGTATCGGGCGTGACCGAGCAGGCCGCGCGTATTTGCCTGGCCCGCCTGGCACACAAGATGCCCATCCGTGTTCGTATGGTGAAAAGGACCTAG
- the rpsC gene encoding 30S ribosomal protein S3 gives MGQKVNPIGFRTGIMLGWKSRWYASKKEFSDLLVEDHKIRKFVHQKYKFAGIPKVEIERTRDEVKVILFAARPGVIIGRKGQEVEQLQDELQALVGRRINIKIEEVSRPELQAQLVAEDIAEQLAKRSSFRRTMKRSIEQTMEAGAKGIKVQLAGRLGGAEMARREKQISGSIPLSTLRAKIDYGFVEAKTAQGHIGVQVWINQGMYEDEIDGADAQEGQAQKKPKRSYKR, from the coding sequence ATGGGTCAAAAAGTCAATCCAATTGGTTTTCGCACAGGCATCATGCTGGGCTGGAAGAGCCGCTGGTATGCCTCGAAGAAAGAGTTTTCGGATCTGTTGGTCGAAGATCATAAGATTCGTAAATTCGTGCACCAAAAATACAAATTTGCCGGCATCCCCAAGGTGGAGATCGAGCGGACTCGCGACGAAGTGAAGGTGATCTTGTTTGCTGCTCGTCCGGGTGTGATTATCGGTCGCAAGGGGCAGGAAGTCGAGCAATTGCAAGACGAATTGCAGGCCCTGGTGGGTCGGCGGATCAACATTAAGATCGAAGAAGTTTCTCGCCCCGAGTTGCAGGCGCAGCTTGTGGCCGAAGACATTGCCGAGCAGCTAGCCAAGCGTTCGAGTTTCCGCCGTACGATGAAACGCTCGATCGAACAGACAATGGAAGCGGGAGCCAAGGGCATTAAAGTGCAACTGGCTGGCCGCTTGGGTGGTGCTGAAATGGCCCGCCGTGAAAAGCAGATTTCCGGATCGATTCCGCTAAGTACCTTGCGGGCAAAAATTGACTACGGATTTGTGGAGGCCAAGACGGCACAGGGTCATATTGGCGTTCAAGTTTGGATTAACCAAGGTATGTACGAGGACGAGATCGATGGCGCTGATGCCCAAGAGGGTCAAGCACAGAAAAAGCCAAAGAGGTCGTATAAGAGGTAA
- the rplV gene encoding 50S ribosomal protein L22: MAYTATHRHARISATKVRPLAQLIRGKKVDDALSILRYQPQRGARMLEKVLKSAMGNAEDLRAPNLGGLRVVDARVDGGPMFKRVRPRARGMAHIIKKRFAHIHVSIE; the protein is encoded by the coding sequence ATGGCATACACAGCAACACATCGACATGCCCGCATTAGTGCAACAAAGGTTCGTCCCTTGGCGCAATTGATTCGCGGCAAAAAGGTTGACGATGCACTGTCCATCCTGCGTTACCAGCCCCAGCGAGGGGCGAGGATGTTGGAGAAGGTGCTCAAAAGTGCCATGGGCAACGCCGAAGACCTTCGGGCGCCCAATTTGGGTGGCCTGCGTGTTGTTGATGCCCGCGTAGATGGAGGCCCCATGTTCAAGCGGGTCCGACCTCGCGCCCGAGGTATGGCACACATTATCAAGAAACGTTTCGCACACATCCACGTATCAATCGAATAA
- the rpsS gene encoding 30S ribosomal protein S19: MSRSLKKGPFVDPKLYIKVDKQNDSGRKEPITTWARACTIIPEFVGHTFMVHNGKQHLKVFVTEDMVGHKLGEFSPTRNFRGHGGKGGKK; the protein is encoded by the coding sequence ATGAGTCGCTCACTGAAGAAAGGTCCTTTTGTCGATCCCAAACTCTACATTAAGGTCGACAAGCAAAATGACTCGGGACGCAAGGAGCCGATCACGACATGGGCTCGGGCGTGTACGATCATTCCTGAATTCGTGGGCCACACATTCATGGTTCACAACGGCAAGCAACACCTCAAAGTGTTTGTTACAGAAGATATGGTCGGTCACAAGTTGGGTGAGTTTTCTCCAACGCGAAATTTCCGTGGCCACGGTGGCAAGGGCGGCAAGAAATAA
- the rplB gene encoding 50S ribosomal protein L2, translating into MGIRKYKPTTPGRRGASVSDFAELTPGAKPEKSLLRPKPKKGGRNNQGKITTRHRGGGHKQRYRLIDFRRNKDGVPAKVDSIQYDPNRSARIALLHYADGEKRYIIAPDGLKQGDNVQSGSEAPAKVGNCLPLAKMPLGTEVHNVELREGRGGVLCRSAGTHATLMARESDWAQISLPSGEIRRIPSACRATVGTTSNGDHSSIVLGKAGRKRWMGRRPHVRGTAMNPIDHPHGGGEGRTKGGRHPVSPEGQSAKGGATRSRRKASNKAIIRRRKSRRYGQLKLPKN; encoded by the coding sequence ATGGGTATCCGAAAATACAAGCCGACTACACCTGGCCGTCGCGGAGCGTCGGTGAGCGATTTCGCAGAGCTTACTCCAGGCGCAAAGCCAGAGAAGAGCTTGTTGCGTCCGAAGCCAAAGAAGGGTGGTCGCAATAATCAGGGGAAGATCACGACACGCCATCGGGGTGGCGGTCACAAGCAGCGGTATCGCTTGATTGATTTCCGTCGCAATAAGGACGGCGTTCCCGCTAAGGTGGATTCGATTCAGTACGACCCCAATCGTTCAGCTCGCATTGCCTTGTTGCACTACGCCGATGGTGAGAAGCGATACATTATCGCACCGGATGGCTTGAAGCAGGGTGATAATGTGCAGAGCGGATCTGAGGCTCCTGCCAAGGTGGGGAATTGTCTCCCGCTGGCCAAGATGCCGCTGGGAACAGAGGTGCATAATGTTGAGTTGCGTGAGGGTCGTGGGGGTGTGCTGTGTCGCAGTGCTGGAACCCATGCCACACTGATGGCTCGTGAGTCGGATTGGGCTCAAATTTCGCTGCCCAGTGGTGAAATTCGCCGTATTCCTTCTGCATGTCGGGCCACTGTTGGCACGACGAGCAATGGCGATCACAGCAGCATCGTATTGGGTAAGGCGGGTCGCAAGCGCTGGATGGGCCGTCGACCTCACGTGCGAGGTACAGCGATGAATCCGATCGACCATCCCCATGGTGGTGGTGAAGGTCGCACCAAAGGTGGTCGTCACCCAGTGAGCCCCGAGGGTCAGAGTGCCAAGGGTGGAGCTACACGAAGTCGTCGCAAGGCATCCAATAAGGCGATCATCCGTCGGCGTAAGAGTCGTCGATATGGTCAATTGAAATTACCGAAAAACTAA